A genomic segment from Drosophila willistoni isolate 14030-0811.24 chromosome 2L unlocalized genomic scaffold, UCI_dwil_1.1 Seg168, whole genome shotgun sequence encodes:
- the LOC6641084 gene encoding senecionine N-oxygenase, which yields MNVCIIGAGTAGLCCARHVKQQGLNPTIFELSDKIGGTWVYNEKTGSVNGIDVHSSMYTNLRTNLPKEIMGFPDFEIGENEKSYIKSEEILDFLNQYANHFQLRNHIRFNSYVIRILEKCKKWQVLVKNVVTNQMECQYFDYVMVANGHYHTPNYVQLKNGHLFQGEYLHSHDFRHNERFRDKTVLVIGAGPSGMDLSNIISRSAKRVFLSHHLEGIENTKFFENVTQKPDVRELDEAGGYFVDGSYEQFDTVFFCTGFKYAFPFLTVNSGIYVEDNYVQVLYKQCLNIKNPTMALIGLPFYVCAAQMMDLQARFVLSYFTGKNELPSVEDLKLDTKNNMRKLWEKGCRKRHSHMLGSSQFDYFTELAETANVKNIRPVMAKLHNESSNCFNENLLHFREDIFRLVDDETFVKIN from the exons ATGTCAAACAACAAGGATTAAATCCAACTATCTTTGAACTGTCGGACAAAATTGGAGGAACTTGGGTGTACAATGAGAAGACAGGAAGCGTTAATGGCATCGATGTACATAGCAGCATGTACACCAACTTGCG aaCCAATTTGCCTAAGGAGATTATGGGGTTTCCAGACTTTGAAATTGGGGAGAATGAAAAGTCCTATATAAAATCTGAGGAAATTCTTGATTTCTTAAATCAATACGCCAATCATTTTCAATTAAGAAATCATATCCGATTCAATTCCTATGTTATTCGAATCTtggaaaaatgtaaaaaatggCAG GTGCTGGTTAAAAATGTCGTAACTAATCAAATGGAATGTcaatattttgattatgtaATGGTGGCAAACGGTCACTATCATACGCCAAATTATGTTCAACTTAAGAACGGTCACCTATTCCAGGGAGAATATTTGCATAGCCATGACTTCAGACATAATGAACGATTTAGAg ATAAGACTGTCTTAGTTATCGGTGCAGGACCAAGTGGCATGGACTTGTCAAATATTATATCGAGATCGGCAAAGAGAGTTTTTCTTAGTCACCACTTGGAGGGAATTGAAAATACaaagttttttgaaaatgttacCCAAAAACCAGATGTAAGAGAATTGGACGAAGCTGGAGGCTATTTTGTAGACGGATCATATGAGCAATTCGATACAGTATTTTTCTGTACTGGCTTTAAATATGCTTTCCCCTTCTTAACTGTCAACTCTGGAATATATGTTGAAGACAATTATGTCCAGGTGCTTTACAAGCAGTGTTTGAATATTAAGAATCCTACAATGGCCCTCATTGGACTGCCATTTTATGTGTGCGCCGCGCAAATGATGGACTTGCAAGCTCGATTCGTTCTAAGCTATTTTACTGGCAAGAACGAGTTACCCTCTGTAGAAGATTTGAAATTGGATACGAAAAACAACATGCGGAAACTCTGGGAAAAAGGATGCAGAAAGAGACATTCTCACATGTTAGGATCCAGTCAG TTTGACTATTTCACTGAGCTGGCGGAAACGGCTAATGTAAAAAATATTCGACCTGTCATGGCAAAATTGCATAATGAAAGCAGTAATTGCTTTAACGaaaatttattacattttCGCGAGGATATCTTTAGACTTGTTGATGACGAAACATTTGTTAAAATAAACTAA